The genomic DNA CGGCGCCGAAACGCGCGAAGAGCGCAGGCTGGCCTGGATCATTGCCAAGTGGCGCGAGCGCACGCGCCGTTCGTGGAATCGCGGCAACCTGAACGGCACGGTGCAGGGCTTCCTGATGGTGGGCATGCAGGTGGCCATCCTGGCCACGACGCTGTTGATGTGGGACCGGGGCGAAGTGGGCGCGGGCGACGTGGCCTTCGTGCTGACGATGTTCTTCATGCTGCAAGGCCATCTCCGCGACGTGGGCATGCACATCCGCAACCTGCAGCGTTCGGTGAACGACATGGAAGAGCTGGTGGCCCTGCAGGACCAGCCGCTGGGCATCGAAGACCGTCCGGACGCCGTGCCTGCGCGCATCACGCAGGGCGGCATCGTGTTCGACCGCGTCACCTTCCGCTATGGCGCGCACCTCACGCCCTTGTTCCAGGACTTCACGGTGGCCATCCGGCCGGGTGAGCGGGTCGGGCTGGTGGGGCATTCCGGGTCGGGCAAGACCACCTTCATCAAGCTGATCCAGCGCCTGTACGACGTGTCGGGCGGCGCCGTGCGCATCGACGGTCAGGACGTCATGGCGTTGCGGCAGGCGTCGCTGCGCGCGCAGATCGCCATCGTGCAGCAGGAGCCCATCCTGTTCCATCGCAGCCTGTCGGAAAACATCGCCTACGCCCGGCCTGGCGCCACCGCCCGGGAAATCGAGGAGGCGGCGCGCCAGGCCAGCGCGCATGAATTCATCCAGCGGCTGCCGCGCGGCTATGACACCCTGGTGGGCGAGCGTGGCGTGAAGCTCTCGGGCGGTGAGCGCCAGCGCATCGCCATCGCGCGCGCCTTCCTGGCCAATGCGCCCATCCTGATCTTCGACGAGGCGACCTCCAGCCTGGACTCCGAAAGCGAGGCGCTGATCCAGGCCGCCATGGCCCGCCTGATGGTGGGCCGCACGACGCTGGTGATCGCACACCGCCTGTCGACGGTGCGCGCGCTGGACCGGCTGCTGGTGTTCGACACGGGCCGCATCGTGGAAGAGGGCACGCACGAGGCGCTGCTGGCGAGGCCGGACGGGCGCTATCGCCGCCTGTACGAGCAGCAGGCGCTGGACATCAGCGCGGGTCTGGCTGGCGGCCCGGCAGCAGCAGCGGATTGACGCTGCTGCGGGCGTAGCCTTCGCGCTCGACTTCGGCATCCAGCGCCAACGTGGCCAGGTCGTCCGCCATGGGGTCCTGGTTGCGGTCGCGGTCCATGTACAGCACCTTCAGGTAGCTGTGGCAGTCGCCGCAGCTCTCGGCCGTGATGGGCGCGGTTTTGCTGTCCAGCGACCAATAATCCAGCTTGCCGCCCTGTTCGCAATTGCTGCACTTGCTGCGCACCAGGTGCCAGCGGGTTTCGCACAGGCCGCAATGCAGGTAGCGCAGGCCTGCCTGCGCCCCGCCCAGCACGACGCTGGCCACCGGCGCGCCGCCGCAGGCGGGACAGAACTGGCGTGAGTCGCCTTGCGCGCGCCAGGCCGATGCCGGCAGCCGCGCGGCGAACTGCACGGCGTGCAGCGACAGCGCAGCCCACAGGAAGAGCGCGCGGGCGCTGTCCACCTGCTCGAAGTCGCCCGCCAGCAGGGCGGCCGCGTCGTGGGCCAGGGCGTCGGACGAGGCGTCGCGCAGGGCGGCCAGCGTCTGGCGCAGCGGCAGGGATGCGTCCAGCTGCGCGGCACCCAGGCGCGAGAACGCCGCCAGGAAGGCAGGCAGTGCGGCGCGCCAGTAGGGCGCCTGCAGCAGCGCGCCCGGCGTGAGCGGCGTGACATCGGCGTGTGCCGCGGATGCGTCTTCCGCCAAGGGCAGCGAGTCCAGCGTGGCCTGCTGGGCTTGCACCAGGGCGGCGGCCATGCGCAGGTAGTCCGCCATGGGATGGCCGTCGGCCAGTTGCGCCAGCCGCGCCGCGCGGCGGGCGTAGTGCTTGTCCAGCCTGGGCGCCAGCACGGGCGGTGCGTCGCCGATGCCGCCGGTGGGCACGCCGATGCCCTGCGTGTCCAGGCCGATGCCGCCTGCCGGGGACGTCATGCGCGCGGCTCCTTGGCGGCAGCGGCTTGCGTGGCTTCCTTGGCCAGCATCTGTTCATGCCAGCGGTCGTGGTGCGCCCGCGCCCAGGCGCGCGTGACGCGGCCGGTGATCATGCCGCGAATGGACCCCTTGACCCAGAAGGCCAGGTAGATGTGGCCGATGATGAGCAGCATCAGGCCGATGCCCGCCAGCGAGTGCGCGATGAGACTGAGGCGGATGACGGGGATGGGGAAGTAGTGCGCGAACCAGGGGCGCCAGATGATGACGCCGCTGACCAGCAGCGCGGTGATGAGGACCATGATGCTCCAGAAGAGGACCTTCTGGCCGGCGTTGTACTTGCCGATGCGCAGGGGCTTGTCGTGGGCGCCGCGCACCACGTCCTTGACGTTGGCGAACCAGATCCTGTCCTCGCGTTCCGGCAGGTTGTATTTCACCAGCCGCAAGAACAGGAACATCAGGGCCAGGAACACCACCACGCCCAGGAAGGGGTGCAGGATGCGCGCCAGCTGGGGCGTACCCAGCACGGCATTCAGCCAGCTGAGCGAGGGGAAGAGCCAGGACAGGCCGGACAGCGCGACAAGGAAGAAGCAGGCCACCATCATCCAGTGGCACAGGCGCTCGGCGTAGCCGATGCGGTGCAGCGTGCTGTCGCGTTTCATGCGCGGGGCTCCTCGTCCTGCCTGGCATCCGAGCGGGCAGCGCCGGCGTCGCCGGTCTCGTCATCGTCCGGCACCTCGTTGGGACCGGCCGCGATGTAGTGCGCGGCGGCGCCCACCAGCGCGGCGGCGAAGGCCACGCTGGCCACGGGTTTCAGCGCGCCCTTCCAGCTTTCCACCACCGGGCTGATGGTGGGTTCTGACGGCAGCTTGTGATAAAGCTCGGGGCGGTCGGCGTGATGCAGCACGTACATGACGTGGGTGCCGCCCACGCCTTGCGGGTCATACAGGCCGGCCTCGTCGTAGCCGCGCGTCTTCAGTTCCTCGACGCGCTCGTGCGCCAGCTGCTTCATGTCGTCCTTGCTGCCGAAGGTGATGGCGCCGGTCGGACAGGTCTTCACGCAGGCGGGCTCCTGGCCCACGCCCACGCGGTCCGAGCACAGCGTGCACTTGTAGGCCTTGTTGTCGGACTTGTCGATGCGCGGCACGTCGAAGGGGCAGCCGGCGATGCAGTAGCCGCAGCCGATGCAGTGCTCGGACTGGAAGTCGACGATGCCGTTGGCGTACTGGATGATGGCGCCGGGCACCGGACAGGCCTTCAGGCAGCCGGGGTCTTCGCAGTGCATGCAGCCGTCCTTGCGGATCAGCCACTCCAGCTTGCCGGTTTCCTCGTGCTCGATCTCGTCGAAGCGCATCAGCGTCCAGGTCTTGGCGCCGAGGTCGGCGGGGTTGTCGTAGACGCCGACGTTGTGGCCGACCTCGTCGCGCAGGTCGTTCCACTCGTTGCACGCCACCTGGCAGGCCTTGCAGCCGATACAGGTGGTGACGTCGATCAGCTTGGCGACCTTGGCCTGGTGGTCGCGCACGTGCGGCGCGGGGGTCAGCGTGTTGGTGCCGGAACGGCGGACGATATCCTGGGATTGCATGGACATGTTTCCCTCAAGCTTTTTCGATATTCACGAGGAACGCCTTGTATTCCGGCGTCTGCGTGTTGGCGTCGCCCACGTGCGGGGTCAGCGTGTTGGTCAGGAAGCCCTTGCGGGTGGCGCCTTCATAGCCCCAGTGGCAGGGAATGCCGATGGAGTCGATGTCCTGGCCATCGATCTTCAGCGTGCGGATGCGCTTGGTGACCACGGCGCGCGCCTTGATGTAGCCGCGCTGGCTGGATACCTTGACCAGGTCGCCCTGCACGATGCCCTTGCGCGCCGCCAGCTTCTCGCCCACCTCGATGAACTGCTCGGGCTGGATGATCGCGTTCAGGCGCGAGTGCTTGGTCCAGTGGCGGAACAGCTCCGTGATGGAGTAGGTGGTGGCCACGTAGGGGAAGTCCTCGCGCTTGCCCAGGCGGGCGCGGTCGCTGGCATACAGCCGCGCCGTGGGGGCGTAGGTCACGCGCGGGTGCAGCGGGTTTTCCGCCAGCGGCGACTCCAGCGGCTCGTAGTGCTCGGGGAAGGGGCCGTCCACCATCGCGTCCACGCTGAAGAGCCGGCCCAGGCCCTCGGGCAGCATGATGAAGGGGTTGGCCTTGCTGCCGGGCGGCACGGTGGCGGCGAAATCCGGGTTGTCGATGCCAGTCCAGCGCGTGCCGTTCCACTCGATGATCTTGCGCTTGGGATCCCAGGGCTTGCCTTGTGGATCGGCGGAGGCGCGGTTGTAGAGGATGCGGCGGTTCTGCGGCCAGGCCCAGGCCCAGCCGGGCGTACAGCCCAGGCCGCGCGGGTCGGGCGTGTTGTCGCGGCGGGCCATCTGGTTGCCCTGCTCGGTCCACGAACCCGCGAAGATCCAGTTGAAGGACGCGGTGCTGCCGTCGTCGCGCAGCTGCGAGAAGTCGCTGAGCAGTTCGCCCTTGCGCGCGACGATGCGGCCCTGGTCGTCGGTCAGGTCCGCCAGCGCATGGCCGTTGGCCTCGCGCGCCACTTCCTCCGGCGCCGGGTCCATCGGGTTCTGGTAGTTCCAGGCCATGTTGAGGATGGGCGCGGGGTTGGCGCCGCCTTCCTTTTCATAGAGCTCGCGCAGCTTCATGAAGAGGTGGCCCAGGATCTTGCCGTCGTGCCAGGCCTCCATGGGCGGCTCGGCGCCGGCCCAGTGCCATTGCAGCCAGCGGCCGGAGTTGACGATGGAGCCGTTCTCCTCGGCGAAGCACGAGGACGGCAGGCGGAAGACCTCGGTCTGGATGGTGGCGGGGTCGACGTCGTTGAACTCGCCATGGTTCTGCCAGAAGTTCGAGGTCTCGGTGACCAGCGGGTCGATGATGACCAGGAACTTCAGCTTGGCCAGCGCCACGGCGACCTTGTTGCGGTCGGGGAAGGCCGCGATGGGGTTGAAGCCCTGGGCGATATAACCGTTGACCTTGCCCTCGGCCATCATCTCCGAGTAGGCCAGCACGTCGTAGCTCTTGTCCCACTTGGGCAGCCAGTCGAAGCCCCAGTCGTTCTCGGCCGTGGCCTTGTCGCCCCACAGGCTCTTCATGAGGCTCACGAAGAACTTGGGCGTGTGGCGGTAATAGTTGACCTGGCCGGGCAGCAGCGCGCGCGGCGTGGTCTGCGCCAGGTAGTCCTTCAGGGTGGTCTGCGTGTCCGAGGGCAGGTTCATGTAGCCCGGCAGGCGCAGCGACAGCAGGCCCAGGTCGGTGTAGCCCTGGATGTTCGAATGGCCGCGCAGCGCGTTCACGCCGCCGCCGGCCATGCCGATGTTGCCCAGCAGCAGCTGGATCATGCCCGAGCCGCGGATCATCTGGGCGCCGTTGGTGTGGTGGGTCCAGCCCAGCGCGTACAGGAAGGTGGCGGTCTTGTCCGACACACAGGTCTCGCCCAGCAGGCGGCAGATCTCCAGGAAATCGTCCTGGGGCGTGCCGCAGACGCGC from Orrella dioscoreae includes the following:
- a CDS encoding ABC transporter ATP-binding protein — encoded protein: MPRKRFDLRAETFSKVLGFSFQHWGRQPWRIAAIMAAISLATLAEVLTPLYAGRLVDAIAAGGQGAHDAAWSAFGVLVSLGVAGVVFRQLCFRGLIVLTTRMMAGMANEAFHRVQRFSSDWHANSFAGSTVRRITRGIWALDLLNDTLLIAILPSVVMLAGATVLLGAHWPMMGVVVGVGSLLFIAASVLLSVGFVAPMASLANRWDTRLGGALADSVGCNAVVKAFGAETREERRLAWIIAKWRERTRRSWNRGNLNGTVQGFLMVGMQVAILATTLLMWDRGEVGAGDVAFVLTMFFMLQGHLRDVGMHIRNLQRSVNDMEELVALQDQPLGIEDRPDAVPARITQGGIVFDRVTFRYGAHLTPLFQDFTVAIRPGERVGLVGHSGSGKTTFIKLIQRLYDVSGGAVRIDGQDVMALRQASLRAQIAIVQQEPILFHRSLSENIAYARPGATAREIEEAARQASAHEFIQRLPRGYDTLVGERGVKLSGGERQRIAIARAFLANAPILIFDEATSSLDSESEALIQAAMARLMVGRTTLVIAHRLSTVRALDRLLVFDTGRIVEEGTHEALLARPDGRYRRLYEQQALDISAGLAGGPAAAAD
- the fdhE gene encoding formate dehydrogenase accessory protein FdhE, producing the protein MTSPAGGIGLDTQGIGVPTGGIGDAPPVLAPRLDKHYARRAARLAQLADGHPMADYLRMAAALVQAQQATLDSLPLAEDASAAHADVTPLTPGALLQAPYWRAALPAFLAAFSRLGAAQLDASLPLRQTLAALRDASSDALAHDAAALLAGDFEQVDSARALFLWAALSLHAVQFAARLPASAWRAQGDSRQFCPACGGAPVASVVLGGAQAGLRYLHCGLCETRWHLVRSKCSNCEQGGKLDYWSLDSKTAPITAESCGDCHSYLKVLYMDRDRNQDPMADDLATLALDAEVEREGYARSSVNPLLLPGRQPDPR
- a CDS encoding formate dehydrogenase subunit gamma is translated as MKRDSTLHRIGYAERLCHWMMVACFFLVALSGLSWLFPSLSWLNAVLGTPQLARILHPFLGVVVFLALMFLFLRLVKYNLPEREDRIWFANVKDVVRGAHDKPLRIGKYNAGQKVLFWSIMVLITALLVSGVIIWRPWFAHYFPIPVIRLSLIAHSLAGIGLMLLIIGHIYLAFWVKGSIRGMITGRVTRAWARAHHDRWHEQMLAKEATQAAAAKEPRA
- the fdxH gene encoding formate dehydrogenase subunit beta — protein: MSMQSQDIVRRSGTNTLTPAPHVRDHQAKVAKLIDVTTCIGCKACQVACNEWNDLRDEVGHNVGVYDNPADLGAKTWTLMRFDEIEHEETGKLEWLIRKDGCMHCEDPGCLKACPVPGAIIQYANGIVDFQSEHCIGCGYCIAGCPFDVPRIDKSDNKAYKCTLCSDRVGVGQEPACVKTCPTGAITFGSKDDMKQLAHERVEELKTRGYDEAGLYDPQGVGGTHVMYVLHHADRPELYHKLPSEPTISPVVESWKGALKPVASVAFAAALVGAAAHYIAAGPNEVPDDDETGDAGAARSDARQDEEPRA
- the fdnG gene encoding formate dehydrogenase-N subunit alpha; protein product: MQVGRRRFFKLCSAGLAGASAITLGFAPSVAEATQPRRYKLLRAKETRNNCTYCSVGCGILMYSLGDGAKNAKSRIFHIEGDPDHPVSRGSLCPKGAGLLDYIHSEQRLHFPEYRAPGSDTWQRISWDDAISRIARLMKDDRDANFIEKNAAGVTVNRWLSTGMLTSSAASNETGALDQRFTRALGILGTDSQARVCHAPTVAALAPTFGRGAMTNNWVDIKNANVILIMGGNPAEAHPVGFKWVIEAKVKNGAKVIVVDPRFNRSAAVADLYSPIRAGSDVTFLMGVVNWLITHDKVHHDYVRAYTNASLIVREDYTFEDGIFSGFDESSGQYDRRSWTYELDENGHARRDMTLSHPRCVWNLLKQHVSRYTPDMVTRVCGTPQDDFLEICRLLGETCVSDKTATFLYALGWTHHTNGAQMIRGSGMIQLLLGNIGMAGGGVNALRGHSNIQGYTDLGLLSLRLPGYMNLPSDTQTTLKDYLAQTTPRALLPGQVNYYRHTPKFFVSLMKSLWGDKATAENDWGFDWLPKWDKSYDVLAYSEMMAEGKVNGYIAQGFNPIAAFPDRNKVAVALAKLKFLVIIDPLVTETSNFWQNHGEFNDVDPATIQTEVFRLPSSCFAEENGSIVNSGRWLQWHWAGAEPPMEAWHDGKILGHLFMKLRELYEKEGGANPAPILNMAWNYQNPMDPAPEEVAREANGHALADLTDDQGRIVARKGELLSDFSQLRDDGSTASFNWIFAGSWTEQGNQMARRDNTPDPRGLGCTPGWAWAWPQNRRILYNRASADPQGKPWDPKRKIIEWNGTRWTGIDNPDFAATVPPGSKANPFIMLPEGLGRLFSVDAMVDGPFPEHYEPLESPLAENPLHPRVTYAPTARLYASDRARLGKREDFPYVATTYSITELFRHWTKHSRLNAIIQPEQFIEVGEKLAARKGIVQGDLVKVSSQRGYIKARAVVTKRIRTLKIDGQDIDSIGIPCHWGYEGATRKGFLTNTLTPHVGDANTQTPEYKAFLVNIEKA